One genomic window of Mesoplodon densirostris isolate mMesDen1 chromosome 14, mMesDen1 primary haplotype, whole genome shotgun sequence includes the following:
- the TSPYL6 gene encoding LOW QUALITY PROTEIN: testis-specific Y-encoded-like protein 6 (The sequence of the model RefSeq protein was modified relative to this genomic sequence to represent the inferred CDS: inserted 3 bases in 3 codons; deleted 3 bases in 2 codons; substituted 4 bases at 4 genomic stop codons), translating into MMQVMVETSEGSLEIKHSHRPSFRWRGAHPQGPMGCGPTPQIPVSGGRNHGAAKAGREEVVPPGEGVEAASASAAAERRLKKGFQRETGGEKALETCGTERSESELMMTGAKAAEAKTERGTIFSEAVDEEEXVEMEEKPVAEEMEVVEEHRGVNEVKDEARLRPXSEGLHLSPLEAIQLELHTXQADRASLQFGRNFGRMRQHYLXWRHMPGFXVTTFWNHPQLSALIRGRDAEMFRYVANXEVKELRHPRMGCKFKFFFRRNPXFFFKNNWIVKEYEVRSSGHVVFLSTPIIWHPGPEPQAFLPRNQDLMCSFFAWFSDHSLPEPDRIAEIIKEDLWPNPLQYYLWDEGAHRARLLQTREPVEISRPFGFQSG; encoded by the exons ATGATGCAGGTGATGGTGGAGACGAGTGAGGGCAGCTTGGAGATCAAACACTCCCACCGCCCCAGCTTCCGGTGGAGGGGGGCGCACCCCCAGGGCCCCATGGGCTGCGGCCCTACTCCCCAGATCCCAGTCTCTGGGGGTCGCAACCATGGAGCGGCCAAAGCGGGGCGGGAGGAGGTCGTGCCacccggggagggtgtggaagcAGCCTCTGCCTCTGCGGCAGCAGAGCGCAGACTGAAAAAA GGCTTTCAGCGTGAAACTGGTGGGGAGAAGGCCCTAGAAACCTGTGGCACAGAGCGGTCAGAGTCTGAGCTGATGATGACTGGGGCGAAGGCCGCGGAAGCGAAGACTGAAAGGGGCACCATCTTCTCAGAAGCAGTGGACGAGGAGG AGGTTGAAATGGAGGAGAAGCCAGTGGCTGAGGAAATGGAAGTGGTGGAGGAGCACAGAGGGGTAAACGAGGTGAAGGACGAGGCAAGGCTCCGGC AGAGTGAGGGTCTCCACCTGAGTCCCCTGGAGGCCATCCAGCTGGAACTGCACA CTCAGGCTGACCGGGCCTCCCTCCAGTTCGGGCGCAATTTTGGGCGCATGCGTCAACACTACCTATAGTGGAGGCACATGCCGGGCTTCTGAGTCACTACCTTTTGGAACCACCCACAGCTATCTGCCCTGATTAGAGGCAGAGATGCAGAGATGTTCAGGTATGTAGCAAATTAGGAGGTGAAGGAACTCAGACATCCTAGGATGGGGTGCAAGTTCAAGTTCTTCTTTCGAAGAAACCCATAATTCTTCTTT AAAAACAATTGGATTGTGAAGGAATACGAGGTCAGGTCCTCGGGGCACGTGGTGTTTCTTTCCACTCCGATCATATGGCACCCGGGCCCTGAACCCCAGGCTTTCCTTCCTAGGAACCAAGACCTCATGTGCAGCTTCTTTGCCTGGTTTTCAGACCACAGCCTTCCAGAGCCTGACAGGATTGCTGAGATTATCAAAGAGGACCTCTGGCCAAATCCACTGCAATACTACCTATGGGATGAAGGAGCCCATAGGGCTAGACTTCTCCAGACAAGGGAGCCAGTGGAGATATCCAGGCCCTTTGGGTTCCAATCTGGTTAA